Proteins encoded together in one Aminipila butyrica window:
- a CDS encoding U32 family peptidase has protein sequence MTELLAPAGNMEALKAAISNGCDAIYLGMQKFGARAYSSNFDVVSLKEAVTYAHLRNVKIYATMNTIVFENEVEEMKEQMHQLNEIGVDGIIVQDLAAFDYVVKNFLDMEAHCSTQMGIDDLDGTLLFKELGAKRVVLSRELEIEKVKEIKRIAKIPIEIFIHGALCVSYSGNCLMSGLIGYRSGNRGRCVGSCRKEYELIDKTTNTPLEKSYILSTKDLNTIDYIHDLKEIDSLKIEGRMKEPAYVANVVSTYRMALDGKIAKEDKENLNKTFNRTFTKGYLFREDPKDITNILRPNNFGYEIGRISRTVKDMVEIALTRTLHQNDIIRISHNNEDINLTVVKLYDKDGNLINKAEDVCYIKIKEKISTGDVVYITKEYSYYKELEASLEKEFKRFNLDISVYAYPDSKLIIDGSGLGFNYLYESEEILGSAINNPTTKEQVIKQFSRLNDTIFELNQVDFEECNAFIPAKLLNAARRELVQGLYDLKLNSQKKRTKALKAKEKISFVPKKPILTASVTTKEQYDACVSCGIEEIYFENVVRRNQNAYQQKEGPLLIGGYGGIYHYRKTNPFVTDYSLNVVNSASCYELYRLGAKRVTLSYELNKKQIEDLIHAYYEENDGYPALEMVVYGKAPLLFTKYCPLKKMNQCGICRTKRYELKDEHGTFPIICHEDCTTTILNGKTLNLLDELPSIKRVEAFRLNFTVESKEQVVKTIKKALSKLNGRVDKAVFNRETDTRGHFNKEIL, from the coding sequence ATGACTGAATTATTAGCGCCAGCAGGAAATATGGAGGCTTTAAAAGCTGCAATTTCTAATGGTTGTGATGCGATATACTTAGGGATGCAAAAATTTGGTGCACGGGCATACTCCTCTAATTTTGATGTAGTATCGTTAAAAGAGGCTGTTACCTACGCGCACCTAAGGAATGTTAAAATCTATGCAACAATGAATACCATTGTTTTCGAAAACGAAGTGGAAGAAATGAAAGAGCAGATGCACCAATTAAATGAAATCGGTGTGGATGGAATTATTGTTCAGGACCTAGCAGCTTTCGATTATGTAGTTAAAAACTTTCTTGATATGGAAGCACATTGTTCCACTCAAATGGGCATAGACGATTTAGACGGAACTTTATTATTTAAAGAGCTTGGTGCGAAAAGAGTTGTCCTGTCTCGTGAGCTTGAGATTGAAAAAGTAAAAGAAATAAAGAGAATAGCTAAAATCCCTATAGAAATTTTTATTCACGGGGCGTTATGTGTATCTTATTCTGGGAACTGTCTCATGTCAGGACTTATAGGTTATCGAAGCGGAAATCGTGGAAGATGTGTTGGTTCTTGTCGTAAGGAGTATGAACTAATTGATAAAACAACAAATACTCCTCTAGAAAAAAGCTATATTCTATCGACGAAGGATTTAAACACAATTGATTATATTCATGATTTAAAAGAAATTGATTCTTTAAAAATAGAAGGTCGAATGAAAGAACCTGCGTATGTTGCTAACGTGGTATCAACATATCGCATGGCCTTAGACGGTAAGATAGCCAAAGAAGATAAAGAAAATCTGAACAAAACCTTCAATAGAACCTTTACGAAGGGATATTTGTTTCGCGAAGATCCGAAAGATATTACAAACATTTTAAGACCGAATAACTTTGGCTATGAAATTGGCAGAATTAGCAGGACAGTTAAAGACATGGTTGAAATAGCTCTTACACGGACTTTACATCAAAACGATATCATCCGAATAAGTCATAACAATGAGGATATTAATTTAACGGTTGTAAAGTTGTATGATAAAGATGGGAATTTAATCAACAAAGCAGAGGATGTCTGTTATATCAAGATTAAAGAAAAAATTTCTACAGGGGATGTAGTGTATATAACGAAGGAGTATTCCTATTACAAAGAATTAGAAGCATCGCTGGAAAAAGAATTTAAGCGTTTTAACCTAGATATTAGCGTGTACGCATACCCAGATTCAAAGCTTATCATAGATGGGTCGGGCTTAGGCTTTAACTATTTATATGAAAGCGAGGAAATACTGGGGAGTGCAATTAATAATCCAACAACAAAAGAGCAGGTAATAAAGCAATTCTCAAGATTAAATGATACGATATTCGAACTTAATCAGGTGGATTTTGAGGAATGTAATGCATTTATTCCAGCTAAACTGTTAAATGCAGCGAGAAGAGAACTTGTGCAGGGCTTATATGACTTAAAGCTTAACAGCCAAAAGAAAAGGACCAAGGCGTTGAAAGCAAAAGAAAAAATAAGCTTTGTCCCTAAAAAACCAATCCTTACGGCTTCTGTAACGACGAAGGAACAGTATGATGCTTGCGTGAGCTGTGGAATAGAGGAAATCTATTTTGAAAACGTTGTTAGAAGAAACCAGAACGCTTATCAGCAAAAAGAAGGGCCGTTGCTCATCGGAGGATATGGCGGAATTTATCACTACAGAAAAACGAATCCTTTTGTTACAGACTACTCTCTCAATGTTGTTAATTCTGCTAGCTGCTATGAATTATATAGACTAGGTGCGAAACGAGTAACGTTATCTTATGAATTAAATAAGAAACAAATTGAAGATTTAATTCATGCTTATTATGAAGAAAATGACGGCTATCCTGCACTAGAAATGGTTGTATATGGTAAGGCTCCTTTGCTGTTTACAAAATATTGTCCGCTGAAAAAAATGAATCAGTGCGGTATTTGCAGAACAAAACGATATGAGCTAAAAGATGAGCACGGAACATTCCCTATTATTTGTCATGAGGATTGTACAACGACTATTCTGAATGGCAAGACTCTCAATCTTTTAGATGAGCTGCCAAGCATAAAAAGAGTCGAAGCATTTAGATTAAACTTCACCGTTGAATCAAAAGAGCAGGTCGTGAAAACTATCAAGAAGGCCTTAAGTAAATTAAATGGCAGAGTGGATAAAGCTGTCTTTAATCGGGAAACCGATACCAGAGGGCATTTTAATAAAGAGATTTTGTAG
- a CDS encoding TIGR00266 family protein encodes MEYKIEGAPLPVLICTLNEGETMITEKGSMSWMSPNMKMETSSNGGVGKALGRMFAGESLFQNRYTAQNGKGLIAFASSFPGSIRAFDITPQQSIIVQKAGFLAAQSTVELSIFFQKKIGSGLFGGEGFIMQRLSGSGQAFIEIDGHAVEYDLAAGESMIVDTGYLAAMSDTCSMDIVTVPGVKNMIFGGEGLFNTVVRGPGKIILQTLPVNAVANSLRPYFPASK; translated from the coding sequence ATGGAGTATAAGATTGAAGGGGCACCGCTTCCGGTGCTGATTTGTACGTTAAATGAGGGGGAGACTATGATCACGGAAAAGGGCTCCATGAGCTGGATGTCCCCTAATATGAAAATGGAGACCAGCAGCAACGGTGGTGTCGGCAAAGCGCTGGGCCGGATGTTTGCCGGCGAATCTCTCTTTCAGAACCGCTATACAGCTCAGAACGGAAAGGGCTTAATTGCCTTTGCATCCAGCTTCCCCGGATCGATTCGAGCTTTTGACATTACACCACAGCAGTCCATAATCGTTCAAAAGGCTGGTTTTTTGGCAGCTCAATCCACTGTAGAATTGTCGATTTTCTTCCAGAAAAAAATTGGTTCCGGTCTCTTCGGCGGAGAAGGCTTTATCATGCAGCGCTTATCCGGCAGCGGCCAGGCCTTTATTGAAATTGACGGTCATGCCGTGGAATATGATTTGGCAGCTGGAGAATCCATGATTGTAGATACTGGTTATCTAGCAGCTATGAGCGATACTTGCTCTATGGATATCGTCACCGTGCCTGGTGTAAAAAATATGATTTTTGGTGGAGAAGGTCTGTTTAATACAGTCGTTCGGGGTCCGGGAAAAATCATCCTGCAAACGCTGCCAGTCAATGCGGTAGCCAATTCTCTGCGACCATACTTCCCTGCCAGCAAATAG